In one Pirellulales bacterium genomic region, the following are encoded:
- a CDS encoding thiamine pyrophosphate-binding protein yields MGKSGIQAFLDMLADLGVKYLFGNPGTTELPLSDALVDDRRIQYILGLQEVPVVAMADGYAQASRSLGVVNLHISCGLGNAMGMLYNAYRAGTPLLVTAGQQDRRLMFEEPILWSDMVRVAEPWMKWAAEVHRVEDLPIAIRRAAQAALTPPTGPVFLSLPMDLQSEIAELDLTKAKRLDVRVRPPVAALRQAAEVLGTAHNPAILVGSRTTEADAVAELVAVAERIGAPVISESGTTHGRLGFPADHPLSAPGLPIWSPEVRARLADHDVILVAGMDLLRLYVYFEPARAIPEHVKIVHIDQDPWQIGKNYPVEVGLVGDLKVGLAELAELLQKGMTAPQHEAAKKRAATIADTHGRARAALIEEAKGQRALRPLTPLTLMSSVARVLPPNAAVVEEAVTTTGTYLERLAALKNTTGYFGHRGWALGWGLGCAMGVQLAWPERPVLALLGEGASMYGIQGLWTAARYKLPVTFVICNNAQYQILKVGAAQIGLPAARSGRFEGMDIAEPEIDFVSLAQSLGVPAMRITDPDELESRLKESFATDGPRLFDVPIQRGSPPRLNYG; encoded by the coding sequence ATGGGTAAAAGCGGTATCCAGGCCTTTCTCGATATGCTCGCCGACCTCGGCGTGAAATATCTCTTCGGCAACCCCGGCACGACCGAGCTGCCGCTGTCTGACGCCCTGGTTGACGACCGGCGCATCCAATACATCCTCGGCCTGCAAGAAGTGCCTGTCGTCGCGATGGCCGACGGCTACGCCCAGGCCTCGCGATCGCTGGGCGTCGTCAACCTGCACATCAGTTGCGGGCTGGGGAACGCGATGGGCATGCTCTACAACGCCTATCGCGCCGGCACGCCGCTGTTGGTCACGGCCGGGCAGCAGGACCGCCGCTTGATGTTCGAAGAGCCGATCCTGTGGTCCGACATGGTGCGCGTCGCCGAACCGTGGATGAAGTGGGCCGCCGAAGTCCATCGCGTCGAAGACCTGCCGATCGCGATTCGCCGCGCCGCGCAGGCCGCGCTAACGCCTCCTACGGGACCGGTCTTTCTCTCGCTGCCGATGGACTTGCAAAGCGAAATCGCCGAGCTGGACCTGACCAAGGCCAAGCGGCTGGACGTCCGCGTGCGTCCGCCGGTGGCTGCTCTGCGGCAGGCTGCCGAGGTCTTAGGCACGGCGCACAATCCCGCCATCCTCGTCGGTAGCCGTACAACCGAAGCCGACGCCGTGGCTGAGTTGGTCGCCGTGGCCGAGCGCATTGGTGCGCCCGTGATTTCCGAATCGGGTACGACGCACGGCCGCTTAGGTTTCCCGGCGGATCACCCGTTGTCGGCCCCTGGGTTGCCGATCTGGTCTCCCGAAGTTCGCGCGCGGCTGGCCGACCACGACGTGATCCTGGTCGCCGGTATGGACCTGTTGCGGTTGTATGTCTACTTCGAGCCTGCGCGGGCGATTCCCGAGCATGTGAAAATCGTCCACATCGATCAGGACCCGTGGCAAATCGGCAAGAATTATCCCGTCGAAGTGGGGCTGGTCGGCGACTTGAAAGTCGGCCTCGCCGAATTGGCCGAGCTTTTGCAAAAGGGTATGACCGCGCCCCAGCACGAAGCAGCCAAGAAACGTGCCGCAACAATTGCCGACACGCACGGACGCGCCCGCGCGGCGCTCATCGAAGAAGCCAAGGGGCAACGTGCGCTGCGACCGCTGACACCGCTGACCTTGATGTCCAGCGTGGCGCGCGTCTTGCCGCCCAATGCCGCGGTGGTCGAAGAAGCTGTCACCACTACCGGCACGTACCTCGAGCGATTGGCGGCACTCAAGAATACGACGGGCTACTTCGGACATCGCGGTTGGGCCCTGGGATGGGGCCTGGGATGCGCGATGGGAGTGCAACTCGCGTGGCCCGAGCGTCCGGTGCTCGCGCTATTGGGCGAAGGGGCTTCAATGTATGGCATTCAAGGATTATGGACGGCCGCCCGCTATAAGCTGCCCGTGACATTCGTCATTTGCAACAACGCGCAATATCAAATTCTGAAAGTCGGCGCCGCACAAATCGGTCTGCCGGCGGCGCGCAGCGGACGTTTCGAAGGGATGGATATTGCCGAACCCGAAATTGATTTCGTCAGCCTGGCGCAATCACTCGGCGTGCCGGCGATGCGCATCACGGATCCCGACGAACTCGAATCGCGGCTGAAGGAATCATTCGCCACCGACGGGCCGCGGCTGTTCGACGTGCCCATTCAACGCGGCAGCCCACCGCGACTGAACTATGGCTAG
- a CDS encoding PhoPQ-activated protein PqaA family protein, translated as MKICLKLTICFTLVLGAAQTAFSAEKAANPGPDQGPLHTYVKQADDSFKWEKRQEGKVGKATWVELILTSQHWKDTHWKHQLFVIKPSEVENPGQAILLIDGGAWKDELANAPESDKPGKLPQEAALLAQVAERVKSPVAVLKQVPNQPIFDGLTEDGAISYTFEQFLNTRDGTWPLLLPMVKSAVRGMDAVQQFAKQDWSLDVKNFTLTGASKRGWTTWLTASVDPRVNAFAPMVIDTLNMSAQMKLQIDSFGEFSEQIQDYTKRGIQQQGASEAGQLLEKIVDPYSYRSLLTQPKVILLGTNDRYWPLEALNLYWPDLSGEKHILYVPNNGHGLNDFTRIIGTVSALHRQAAGGKKIAKLSWQLTDDNDHLTLSVTANEKPSKVSAWLATSESRDFRDSKWASQPTTEVDGAYRYELPRPKSGYAAIFGEAVFDADAQPYFLSTNVKVIKAKDGDDVAR; from the coding sequence GTGAAAATCTGCTTAAAGCTTACCATCTGTTTTACGCTAGTTCTCGGGGCCGCGCAGACCGCATTTTCTGCGGAAAAAGCCGCAAATCCAGGGCCGGATCAGGGTCCGTTGCACACCTACGTCAAGCAGGCCGACGACAGCTTTAAGTGGGAAAAACGCCAGGAAGGAAAGGTCGGCAAAGCCACTTGGGTCGAACTGATTCTCACCTCGCAACATTGGAAGGACACGCACTGGAAGCATCAGTTGTTCGTCATCAAGCCCAGCGAGGTGGAAAATCCCGGCCAGGCGATTTTGCTGATCGACGGTGGCGCCTGGAAAGACGAGTTGGCCAATGCTCCAGAGAGCGACAAGCCCGGCAAGCTGCCCCAAGAGGCGGCTCTCCTGGCCCAGGTCGCAGAACGTGTGAAATCCCCGGTCGCCGTGCTGAAGCAGGTGCCGAATCAACCGATCTTCGACGGACTGACCGAAGACGGCGCGATCTCTTACACGTTCGAACAATTCCTCAATACGCGCGATGGCACCTGGCCACTGTTGTTGCCGATGGTAAAAAGCGCCGTGCGCGGCATGGACGCGGTACAGCAGTTTGCCAAACAAGACTGGTCGCTCGACGTCAAGAACTTTACGCTCACCGGCGCTTCGAAGCGAGGCTGGACGACGTGGCTGACCGCTTCGGTCGATCCTCGGGTGAATGCCTTTGCGCCGATGGTGATCGACACGCTAAACATGAGCGCCCAGATGAAGTTGCAAATCGACAGCTTCGGCGAGTTTTCCGAACAGATCCAGGACTACACCAAGCGCGGGATTCAGCAGCAGGGTGCGAGCGAAGCCGGCCAGCTGTTGGAAAAGATCGTCGACCCCTACTCGTATCGCAGTTTGTTGACGCAGCCGAAGGTGATCTTGCTGGGCACCAACGATCGCTACTGGCCGCTCGAGGCGTTGAACTTGTACTGGCCCGACCTGAGTGGCGAGAAGCACATCCTATATGTTCCCAACAACGGTCACGGCCTGAATGATTTCACGCGCATCATCGGCACGGTCTCGGCTCTGCATCGCCAGGCCGCTGGTGGCAAGAAGATCGCCAAGCTCTCTTGGCAACTGACAGATGACAACGACCACCTGACGCTCAGCGTCACGGCGAATGAAAAGCCGAGTAAGGTTTCGGCCTGGCTCGCCACGTCCGAGTCGCGCGATTTCCGCGACTCGAAATGGGCAAGCCAACCCACGACCGAGGTCGACGGCGCCTATCGCTAC
- a CDS encoding neutral/alkaline non-lysosomal ceramidase N-terminal domain-containing protein, whose translation MKNSLRPRRVERLICLRCDFYILLATSLATLCAHSNAVASAADDTKTWQAGIARVVITPEHPMWLAGYGGRNRPAEGKEHDLWVKVLALEDASGRRAVLITSDLLGYSRVMFESIRTALKERCDLDPAQVMLTASHTHSGPVVRESLLDYYPLDDAEMALVETYSQKLEQQIVDTVSAAIKDLKPATLEARRGTATFAVNRRANREPEVADRLARGELLAGRVDHDVPVLTVRNTAGELQAIVFGYACHNTTLDWYRWCGDFAGFAQEKLEAAHPGVTAMFYTGCGADQNPLPRRTVDLCRKYGQLLATGVEEALTGSSRELAPTLKTALSEIPLKFERNSTQEEIDRYATADGIRGRWARRLLARQQAGEKFSQSVPYTIQVWRLGDQLWISLAGEVVVDYALRFKRDYGDQIWVTSYAHDLLAYIPSRRVWDEGGYEGGSLYEYGLPAERWADDVEDRITLAVESLVQQTSESRNRE comes from the coding sequence ATGAAAAACTCGTTACGCCCGCGCCGCGTTGAGCGTCTCATTTGCTTGCGATGCGATTTTTATATCCTGCTCGCAACGTCGCTCGCTACTCTCTGCGCCCATTCGAATGCCGTGGCCTCTGCGGCTGATGACACGAAGACATGGCAGGCCGGCATCGCTCGGGTCGTCATTACGCCCGAGCATCCTATGTGGCTGGCCGGCTACGGCGGGCGCAATCGGCCAGCCGAGGGAAAGGAACACGACCTGTGGGTCAAGGTCCTCGCGCTGGAAGATGCCTCGGGCCGTCGCGCGGTTTTGATCACCAGTGACCTGCTGGGCTATTCACGCGTGATGTTCGAATCGATCCGAACGGCGCTCAAAGAGCGGTGCGATCTCGATCCGGCGCAGGTCATGCTCACCGCGTCGCATACGCACAGCGGCCCTGTCGTGCGCGAGTCACTGCTGGATTACTACCCGCTCGACGATGCAGAAATGGCGCTGGTCGAAACGTATTCGCAAAAGCTCGAACAACAAATCGTCGACACGGTATCCGCGGCGATCAAGGATCTGAAGCCGGCCACGCTCGAAGCGCGGCGCGGGACTGCGACATTTGCCGTCAACCGGCGCGCGAATCGCGAGCCAGAAGTGGCCGACCGTTTGGCCCGCGGCGAGTTGCTCGCCGGACGTGTCGATCACGACGTGCCCGTACTGACGGTGCGGAACACGGCAGGCGAATTGCAAGCGATCGTCTTTGGCTACGCGTGCCACAACACCACGCTCGACTGGTATCGCTGGTGCGGCGACTTCGCCGGCTTTGCCCAGGAGAAACTCGAGGCCGCGCATCCCGGCGTGACGGCCATGTTCTACACTGGTTGCGGCGCGGATCAGAATCCCCTACCGCGGCGCACCGTGGACCTGTGCCGTAAATATGGACAGTTGCTGGCCACTGGCGTCGAAGAAGCACTGACCGGCTCATCACGCGAACTCGCGCCGACGCTCAAGACCGCGCTGTCCGAAATACCGCTCAAGTTCGAGCGCAACAGTACGCAGGAAGAGATCGATCGCTACGCAACAGCCGACGGCATCCGCGGACGCTGGGCGCGGCGCTTGCTCGCGAGGCAACAAGCGGGCGAGAAGTTTTCGCAATCAGTTCCGTACACGATTCAAGTCTGGCGGCTGGGAGACCAACTGTGGATCAGCCTCGCCGGCGAAGTCGTGGTCGATTATGCGTTGCGTTTCAAGCGCGACTACGGCGATCAAATCTGGGTCACTTCATACGCGCATGATTTGCTGGCCTATATCCCCTCGCGCCGCGTCTGGGACGAAGGGGGCTACGAAGGTGGCTCGCTGTACGAATACGGCCTGCCCGCCGAACGCTGGGCCGATGATGTCGAGGACCGCATCACCCTGGCCGTCGAGAGTCTAGTGCAACAGACGAGTGAATCTCGCAATCGCGAATAA
- a CDS encoding HEAT repeat domain-containing protein has protein sequence MLVTATMLVLLAGGCGKATSDKGKPTSDEMRQMQAVAEAPRQNLLAPQPGLMPNLYRPWGIKETAVDALGRIGENAVPTLISTLNDPNPRVRAEAARALARIGPEAKEAVPALVARLDDPDDDVRQAAARALGQVGPAAASAVPALIGLIDSASTRPSTVVPTTPINPHP, from the coding sequence ATGCTCGTGACCGCAACGATGCTGGTCCTGCTGGCCGGCGGTTGCGGCAAAGCAACTTCGGACAAGGGAAAGCCGACCTCGGACGAAATGCGGCAGATGCAGGCCGTGGCCGAAGCGCCGCGGCAGAATCTATTGGCTCCGCAGCCCGGCTTGATGCCGAATCTGTATCGGCCCTGGGGAATCAAGGAAACGGCCGTCGATGCCCTGGGACGGATTGGCGAAAACGCCGTGCCGACATTGATCTCGACACTGAACGATCCTAATCCGCGCGTTCGCGCCGAGGCGGCACGAGCATTGGCGCGCATCGGTCCCGAGGCGAAGGAAGCGGTACCGGCGCTCGTTGCGCGGCTGGATGATCCGGACGATGACGTTCGCCAGGCGGCCGCTCGCGCTCTCGGTCAGGTCGGTCCGGCGGCGGCATCCGCGGTACCGGCGCTAATCGGGTTGATCGACTCGGCTTCGACGCGCCCTTCGACAGTCGTTCCCACGACGCCGATCAATCCGCATCCCTAG
- a CDS encoding VOC family protein, which translates to MTVALPIRSLNHVGRLTKHLDQSKAFYRDVLGFQEIVRPNFDFAGAWLFNYGLQIHLIVNESIPDPEGPIQTREGHLAFEVDDLATVEHRLEEQGIPFRKNTVAQTGRQQIFFRDPDGHHIEVGQYAPSQLM; encoded by the coding sequence ATGACTGTCGCCCTGCCGATCCGCTCGTTGAACCACGTCGGCCGATTGACCAAGCATCTTGACCAGAGCAAGGCCTTCTATCGGGATGTGCTGGGCTTTCAAGAGATCGTTCGCCCGAATTTCGATTTCGCCGGCGCCTGGTTGTTCAACTACGGATTGCAAATTCATTTGATCGTCAACGAATCCATTCCCGACCCCGAGGGACCGATCCAGACGCGCGAAGGGCATTTAGCCTTCGAGGTCGATGACCTGGCGACGGTCGAGCATCGCCTGGAGGAACAGGGCATCCCGTTTCGCAAGAATACGGTCGCGCAAACGGGACGCCAGCAGATTTTTTTCCGCGACCCGGACGGCCATCACATCGAAGTCGGGCAATACGCGCCGTCGCAGTTGATGTAA